A stretch of the Sinorhizobium alkalisoli genome encodes the following:
- a CDS encoding bifunctional sugar phosphate isomerase/epimerase/4-hydroxyphenylpyruvate dioxygenase family protein gives MKTSIATVSISGTLQEKLAAVAAAGFDGVEIFENDFLTHDGSPAEVGKMVREHGLEVTLFQPFRDFEGMPEPHRSRAFDRAERKFDVMQELGTDLMLVCSNVSPLAIGGIDRAAEDLRELGERAARRGLRVGYEALAWGRHISDHRDAWEIVRRADHPSIGLILDSFHTFARKIDVNSIRSIPGDKIFIVQLADAPLIDMDLLYWSRHFRNMPGEGDLAVTDFMRAVVATGYAGAISLEIFNDQFRGGSAKAIAEDGHRSLIYLMDQVKRAEPEAKVALPNMPDRANVLGVEFIEFATDDDEAAELDAVLATMGFIPAARHRSKAVTLWRQVPGKGGINIVVNAEQEGFAHSAYLVHGTCAYAMGLKVDNAAAAVERAKALGAEPFEQRRSSADVAMPAIRGVGGGLIYFVDDVGETARIWEAEFDALPEAACPAGAGLVAIDHVAQTMKAEEMLSWLLFYTAIFKTTKSPMVDIVDPSGLVRSQVVDNEQGSLRLTMNGAENRNTFAGHFIAESFGPGIQHLAFATTDIFATAAALKQTGFRPLSISRNYYDDIEARFGLDPAFTDRLRLENILYDRDEKGEFFQLYGPTFGEGFFFEIVERRGGYRGYGAGNAPFRIAAQKRSLRPAGMPLIG, from the coding sequence ATGAAGACCTCGATCGCCACCGTCTCCATCAGCGGCACGCTTCAGGAAAAACTCGCCGCGGTCGCCGCGGCAGGCTTCGACGGCGTCGAGATCTTCGAGAATGATTTCCTGACCCATGACGGATCGCCGGCCGAAGTCGGGAAAATGGTCCGCGAGCACGGGCTGGAGGTCACGCTGTTCCAGCCGTTCCGTGATTTCGAGGGCATGCCGGAGCCGCATCGCTCCCGCGCCTTCGACCGGGCCGAACGGAAGTTCGATGTGATGCAGGAACTCGGCACGGACCTGATGCTGGTGTGCTCCAATGTCTCGCCGCTTGCGATTGGTGGCATCGACCGGGCGGCCGAAGACCTTCGCGAGCTCGGCGAGCGGGCGGCCCGGCGCGGGCTGCGCGTCGGCTATGAGGCGCTCGCCTGGGGGCGTCACATTAGCGACCACCGCGACGCCTGGGAAATCGTGCGCCGCGCCGATCATCCGAGTATCGGCCTGATCCTCGACAGCTTCCACACCTTTGCCCGCAAGATCGACGTCAACTCGATCCGCTCGATCCCTGGCGACAAGATCTTCATCGTGCAGCTCGCAGATGCACCGCTGATCGACATGGATCTGCTCTATTGGAGCCGCCATTTCCGCAACATGCCGGGGGAAGGCGATCTTGCTGTCACAGACTTCATGCGGGCAGTCGTCGCCACCGGCTATGCCGGCGCGATCTCCCTCGAAATCTTCAACGACCAGTTCCGTGGCGGATCGGCCAAGGCGATCGCCGAAGACGGGCATCGCTCGCTCATCTATCTCATGGACCAGGTCAAGCGGGCCGAACCGGAAGCCAAGGTGGCGCTGCCGAATATGCCGGACCGGGCGAATGTCCTCGGCGTCGAATTCATCGAGTTCGCAACCGATGACGACGAAGCGGCAGAACTCGACGCCGTGCTCGCCACCATGGGCTTTATCCCGGCAGCCCGACACCGAAGCAAGGCGGTGACGCTCTGGCGGCAGGTGCCGGGGAAGGGTGGCATCAACATCGTCGTCAATGCGGAGCAGGAGGGCTTCGCCCATTCCGCCTACCTTGTCCACGGCACCTGCGCCTATGCAATGGGCCTGAAGGTGGACAATGCCGCGGCGGCGGTCGAGCGCGCCAAGGCGCTCGGTGCGGAACCCTTCGAGCAGCGGCGCTCATCGGCGGATGTTGCCATGCCGGCCATTCGCGGCGTCGGCGGCGGGCTCATCTATTTCGTCGATGACGTCGGCGAGACTGCGCGCATCTGGGAGGCCGAGTTCGACGCGCTTCCCGAGGCCGCTTGTCCGGCGGGAGCAGGCCTCGTCGCCATCGACCACGTGGCGCAAACGATGAAGGCGGAAGAGATGCTGTCGTGGCTGCTCTTCTACACCGCCATCTTCAAGACCACGAAATCGCCGATGGTCGATATTGTCGATCCATCGGGCCTGGTCCGCAGCCAGGTCGTCGATAACGAGCAGGGCTCGCTGCGTCTGACGATGAACGGCGCCGAAAACCGCAACACTTTCGCGGGTCATTTCATCGCCGAGAGTTTCGGCCCCGGCATTCAGCACCTCGCATTCGCCACGACGGACATTTTTGCAACCGCTGCGGCGCTCAAGCAGACGGGCTTCCGGCCATTGTCGATTTCGCGCAATTATTATGACGATATCGAAGCGCGCTTCGGTCTCGATCCCGCCTTCACCGATCGTCTGCGCTTAGAGAACATTCTCTACGACCGCGACGAGAAGGGCGAGTTCTTCCAGCTCTATGGACCGACCTTCGGTGAAGGCTTCTTCTTCGAGATCGTCGAGCGCCGCGGCGGGTACCGTGGCTATGGCGCTGGCAATGCGCCCTTCCGCATTGCCGCGCAGAAGCGCTCGCTCCGGCCCGCGGGAATGCCGCTCATCGGGTAA
- a CDS encoding OsmC family protein, producing MKARVKWIEDRTFVGRSESGHNVVLGTAFGPEGQKPGPSPMELVLIGTGGCSAYDVVHILEKGREAIEDCVVEIDADRAEQEPKVFTRIHMHFVVKGRNLARHKVERAIGLSLEKYCSASAMLAKTAAITHDFEVVNTAGTAAT from the coding sequence ATGAAGGCGCGTGTCAAATGGATTGAGGATCGGACGTTCGTCGGCCGGTCCGAGAGCGGGCACAATGTTGTGCTCGGTACGGCTTTTGGACCCGAGGGGCAGAAGCCGGGGCCGAGCCCGATGGAACTGGTGCTGATCGGCACGGGAGGCTGCTCGGCCTACGATGTCGTCCACATCCTCGAAAAGGGCCGCGAGGCGATCGAGGATTGCGTCGTCGAGATCGACGCGGATCGGGCAGAGCAGGAGCCGAAGGTCTTCACCCGCATCCATATGCATTTCGTGGTCAAGGGACGAAACCTGGCGAGGCACAAGGTCGAGCGTGCCATTGGCTTGTCGCTCGAGAAATATTGCTCGGCCTCGGCGATGCTCGCCAAGACGGCTGCGATCACCCACGATTTCGAGGTGGTCAATACGGCCGGGACGGCGGCGACCTGA
- a CDS encoding AAA family ATPase, whose protein sequence is MYISEIYASGFRCFDPTAPLQLKLSSGLSILVGPNDAGKSAILDAAR, encoded by the coding sequence GTGTACATTTCCGAAATCTACGCGAGCGGCTTCCGGTGCTTCGACCCGACCGCCCCGTTGCAGTTGAAGCTCTCGTCCGGTCTCAGTATTCTTGTGGGGCCGAACGACGCTGGTAAGAGCGCGATTCTCGACGCCGCCCGCTAG
- a CDS encoding DUF6088 family protein — translation MQRLTQQILEHAKRLPEGTPVAAKSLLHLGTRAAVDQALSRLAERGQLIRAGRGVYLLPVTSRFGTRAPSVEQALEALAVQRGEIIVSTGAAAANSLGLTTQVPVRSVYLTSGRTRKMSFGKQIVELRHAPRWQLAMPHRPAGQAVRALAWLGPEKAESALKTLKRKLPPAAFSELVAAAPQLPTWLARSVGKVAHA, via the coding sequence ATGCAGCGCTTGACCCAACAGATTCTTGAGCATGCGAAGCGCCTGCCGGAGGGCACGCCCGTCGCGGCCAAAAGCTTGCTTCACCTTGGCACTCGCGCCGCGGTGGACCAGGCCTTGTCACGCCTAGCCGAGCGGGGACAACTGATCCGGGCCGGGCGCGGTGTTTACCTGCTGCCGGTCACAAGCCGGTTCGGCACCCGAGCGCCGTCAGTGGAACAGGCGCTCGAGGCGCTCGCCGTCCAGCGCGGCGAGATCATCGTCTCGACCGGTGCGGCCGCTGCCAACAGTCTCGGGCTTACGACACAGGTGCCGGTCCGCTCGGTCTATCTAACGTCGGGGCGCACCAGGAAGATGAGCTTCGGCAAGCAGATCGTCGAGCTTCGCCACGCGCCGCGCTGGCAGCTCGCCATGCCGCATCGGCCAGCGGGTCAGGCGGTGCGAGCGCTTGCCTGGCTCGGACCGGAGAAAGCCGAGTCTGCCCTCAAGACCCTGAAGCGGAAGCTTCCGCCCGCTGCTTTCAGCGAACTGGTGGCAGCGGCGCCTCAGCTTCCGACCTGGCTCGCGCGCAGCGTGGGGAAGGTCGCGCATGCCTGA
- a CDS encoding SRPBCC family protein: protein MTELVTLDAYGTLIEPTTLKIQRFLPATIERVWAYLTESDLRRRWLAAGEMEMKAGSPFEFVWRNDELTDPPGERPSGFAEEHRMQSRIVELDPPRKLVIAWGANGDGEVSFELEPRGAGVLLTLTHRRLPDRNVMLKVAAGWHMHLDILVARAADTGTEPFWDGWSRLHGEYDERLPA, encoded by the coding sequence ATGACGGAACTCGTAACTCTGGATGCCTATGGCACGCTGATCGAACCGACGACTTTGAAGATTCAGCGCTTTCTGCCTGCCACCATCGAGCGTGTCTGGGCCTATCTCACCGAGAGCGACCTTCGTCGACGATGGCTGGCGGCAGGTGAAATGGAGATGAAGGCCGGTTCACCTTTCGAATTCGTCTGGCGAAACGACGAACTCACAGATCCGCCTGGGGAGCGGCCGTCGGGCTTCGCCGAGGAGCACCGGATGCAGAGCCGGATCGTCGAACTCGATCCGCCACGAAAGCTCGTCATCGCCTGGGGTGCAAATGGTGACGGTGAAGTCTCTTTCGAACTCGAGCCGCGCGGCGCGGGCGTGCTGCTCACGCTCACCCATCGCCGCCTGCCCGACCGAAACGTCATGCTGAAGGTCGCAGCCGGTTGGCACATGCATCTCGACATTCTCGTTGCGCGCGCCGCCGACACCGGGACGGAACCATTCTGGGACGGCTGGAGCCGCCTGCACGGCGAATATGACGAGCGGCTGCCGGCATGA
- a CDS encoding ArsR/SmtB family transcription factor, with protein MVELEAHRMNSVFHALGDATRRRMLRDLSRGERTVSELAEPFAISLAAASKHIKVLENAGLIRREVRGRTHLCRLEPGPLASAHQWLSFYEPFWSGRLDLLEQLLREENAGKSPSPGKGDDK; from the coding sequence ATGGTTGAATTAGAAGCACATCGGATGAATTCCGTCTTTCATGCCCTCGGCGACGCCACGCGTCGGCGGATGCTGCGGGACCTCAGCCGTGGCGAGCGAACGGTCAGCGAACTCGCGGAACCGTTCGCGATTTCGCTCGCAGCCGCCTCGAAGCACATCAAGGTTCTCGAGAATGCCGGCCTGATTCGCCGTGAGGTGCGCGGCCGCACGCACTTGTGCCGTCTGGAGCCCGGGCCGCTTGCGAGCGCCCACCAGTGGCTGAGCTTCTACGAGCCGTTCTGGAGCGGTCGTCTCGACCTGCTCGAACAGCTTCTCCGCGAGGAGAACGCAGGCAAATCCCCAAGCCCCGGAAAAGGAGATGACAAATGA
- a CDS encoding dihydrolipoamide acetyltransferase family protein, with the protein MGQLIDVNAPLEQEGTRAVVRNWLKKLGESVNSGDPLVELETDKVTQEVAAPADGVLAEILMENGDSATPGAILGRIEGAEPRPRQAAVSATASTETSSGTEDERHFSPAVRHAAQTYGLDPTTIAGTGRDGRVTRADMDRAFAAKSARRTPEPALPDGAGTTTPSRRVAHSDMRTAIAAHMQQSMATAPHVTAVFEADFSAVMRHRNEHKARFAAEGVNLTYTAYVVSASVAAMRAVPEVNSRWHDDALEIFEDVNIGIGTALGEKGLIVPVVHRAQHLSLSEIAGKLQDLTARARANALEPADVKGGTFTISNHGVSGSLLAAPVIINQPQSAILGVGKLEKRVVVREVDGVDTIQIRPMAYVSLTIDHRSLDAHQTNSWLTHFVQALESWSG; encoded by the coding sequence ATGGGGCAACTCATCGACGTCAACGCCCCGCTCGAGCAGGAAGGCACGAGGGCGGTCGTACGCAACTGGCTCAAGAAGCTCGGCGAGAGCGTGAACTCTGGCGACCCGCTGGTCGAACTCGAAACGGACAAGGTGACCCAGGAAGTCGCCGCCCCGGCCGATGGCGTGTTGGCGGAAATCCTCATGGAGAACGGCGACAGCGCCACGCCGGGCGCCATCCTCGGTCGCATCGAGGGCGCCGAGCCGCGACCAAGGCAGGCTGCCGTCTCCGCAACGGCCTCAACGGAAACATCGTCCGGCACTGAAGACGAGCGGCATTTCTCGCCCGCCGTACGGCATGCGGCGCAGACATATGGTCTCGATCCGACGACCATTGCCGGCACCGGCCGGGACGGCCGCGTCACCCGGGCGGATATGGACCGGGCGTTTGCGGCAAAGTCGGCGCGCCGAACGCCAGAGCCCGCCTTGCCCGACGGCGCGGGTACGACCACCCCCTCGCGTCGCGTTGCGCACAGCGATATGCGCACAGCGATTGCCGCCCACATGCAGCAATCTATGGCGACCGCACCGCATGTGACGGCCGTGTTCGAAGCCGACTTTTCCGCGGTCATGCGCCACCGCAACGAGCACAAGGCGAGGTTCGCGGCCGAGGGCGTCAACCTTACCTACACCGCCTATGTGGTTTCGGCCTCAGTCGCCGCCATGCGAGCGGTCCCGGAGGTCAACAGTCGCTGGCACGACGATGCGCTGGAAATTTTCGAAGACGTCAATATCGGCATCGGCACCGCTCTTGGGGAGAAAGGCCTGATCGTTCCGGTGGTCCACCGGGCGCAACACCTCTCTCTTTCCGAGATTGCCGGCAAGCTGCAGGATCTGACGGCGCGCGCTCGCGCGAACGCGCTTGAACCCGCCGACGTGAAAGGCGGCACCTTCACCATCTCCAACCATGGCGTCTCCGGTTCATTGCTGGCGGCCCCCGTCATCATCAACCAACCGCAATCGGCGATTCTCGGTGTTGGAAAATTGGAAAAGCGCGTGGTCGTTCGCGAAGTCGACGGCGTCGACACCATCCAGATCCGGCCAATGGCCTATGTCTCGCTGACCATAGACCACCGCTCACTCGACGCGCACCAAACCAATTCCTGGCTGACGCATTTCGTTCAGGCGCTCGAAAGCTGGTCCGGCTGA
- a CDS encoding alpha-ketoacid dehydrogenase subunit alpha/beta has product MGQPALKHDRRNAPDESIDWRRVVHLMLLSRELDEMEEKRLVPEKKILYQFSARGHDLAQILLGLNLTERHDAACGYYRSRPLLLSLGVDPADALGSAMARAGGYSDGRDIGVVFNYPNPHGASALPMCGGVGSQYTPTAGWAQAITYFSKQLKARDYDSAIAVVLGGDGSVASNGFWSALTVATTQRLPMLFYIEDNGFGISVPSDFQTPKGNIAANLAAWKNLTVLDGDGCDPEAAARLTRDAVDLVRDERMPVLLRLKVPRLEGHSFQDTQAYKSEALVESEWARDPLPRLKDYLVPAVVSEVEWNETVETAKAAAEQARIEAESRPIADPETVTRNVFFEGAMQAMGGQHCAGYRAPETSDTPKTDGQRINMATAIRRTLDHEMSINERVVLFGEDIGVKGGVHGVTLGLQEKYGDARVFDTSLSEEGIVGRAVGMALAGLVPVPEIQFRKYAEPAIEQINDCGTMRWRTNNRFAAPIVLRMPGGYFKCGDPWHSQTNEVAFVHQPGWKVAVPSNAEDAVGLLRSALRGNDPVIFFEHRAMLDHPWARRPYPGDAFALPFGKAKFTRRGKDITIIAWGAMVPRCEEAAEGLSADVIDLRTLMPWDSEAVLSSVRSTRRCLIVHEDLGTGGFGAEIAATVADEAFIDLDAPVSRLTMPDIPSPHNPVLLDWAVPSTERIRQKLTDLLEY; this is encoded by the coding sequence ATGGGCCAGCCAGCGCTGAAACACGATCGGCGGAACGCACCGGATGAGAGCATCGACTGGAGACGGGTCGTCCATCTCATGCTTCTGTCTCGCGAACTTGACGAGATGGAGGAAAAGCGTCTCGTCCCGGAAAAGAAGATCCTCTATCAGTTCTCCGCCCGCGGCCATGACCTGGCCCAGATCCTCTTGGGCCTGAACCTGACGGAACGGCACGACGCGGCCTGCGGCTATTATCGCTCGCGCCCGCTGCTTCTGTCATTGGGCGTCGATCCCGCCGATGCGCTCGGTTCGGCCATGGCGCGCGCGGGAGGCTATTCCGACGGCCGCGACATCGGCGTCGTCTTCAACTACCCAAATCCCCACGGTGCCTCGGCTCTGCCGATGTGCGGCGGGGTCGGCTCGCAATATACGCCGACGGCCGGATGGGCGCAGGCGATCACCTATTTCAGCAAGCAGCTCAAGGCTCGCGACTACGATAGCGCCATCGCCGTCGTCCTCGGCGGCGATGGCTCGGTGGCGTCCAATGGCTTCTGGTCGGCGCTGACCGTCGCCACCACGCAACGACTACCGATGCTCTTCTATATCGAAGACAACGGCTTCGGCATCTCGGTTCCCTCGGACTTCCAGACACCCAAGGGCAACATCGCCGCCAATCTCGCCGCCTGGAAGAACCTGACCGTTCTCGATGGTGACGGCTGCGATCCGGAAGCGGCCGCACGGCTGACGCGGGATGCGGTGGACCTGGTACGTGACGAACGGATGCCTGTCCTCTTGCGCCTTAAGGTGCCGCGACTCGAGGGACACAGCTTCCAGGACACGCAGGCCTACAAGAGCGAAGCGCTCGTCGAAAGCGAGTGGGCGCGGGATCCCCTGCCGCGGCTGAAGGATTACCTCGTACCGGCGGTCGTCAGTGAGGTGGAATGGAACGAGACCGTGGAGACTGCAAAGGCGGCCGCAGAACAGGCGCGTATCGAGGCCGAGTCCCGGCCGATCGCGGACCCCGAAACCGTCACCCGTAACGTCTTCTTCGAAGGCGCGATGCAAGCCATGGGCGGCCAGCATTGTGCCGGCTACCGGGCGCCCGAGACGAGCGATACACCCAAGACTGACGGCCAGCGGATCAACATGGCGACGGCGATCCGGCGCACGCTCGACCACGAGATGTCGATCAACGAGCGGGTCGTGCTGTTTGGCGAGGACATCGGCGTCAAGGGTGGCGTCCATGGCGTAACGCTCGGCCTGCAGGAAAAATACGGAGACGCCCGCGTTTTCGACACATCTCTTTCCGAGGAGGGCATTGTCGGCCGTGCGGTCGGCATGGCGCTTGCCGGCCTCGTTCCCGTCCCCGAGATCCAGTTCCGCAAATATGCGGAGCCTGCCATCGAACAGATCAATGATTGCGGTACGATGCGCTGGCGGACGAACAATCGTTTCGCCGCACCGATCGTGCTCCGCATGCCGGGCGGCTACTTCAAATGCGGAGACCCCTGGCACAGCCAGACGAATGAAGTCGCCTTCGTGCATCAGCCCGGCTGGAAGGTTGCGGTCCCGTCCAATGCCGAGGACGCGGTCGGGCTCCTGCGCAGCGCATTGCGCGGCAATGATCCGGTAATTTTCTTCGAGCACCGTGCCATGCTCGACCATCCCTGGGCGCGGCGCCCCTATCCGGGCGACGCCTTCGCACTGCCGTTCGGCAAGGCGAAGTTCACACGACGCGGCAAGGACATCACAATCATTGCCTGGGGTGCCATGGTGCCCCGCTGCGAGGAGGCCGCGGAGGGGCTGTCAGCCGACGTGATCGATCTCCGGACGCTGATGCCCTGGGACAGCGAGGCCGTCCTTTCTTCCGTCAGGAGCACCCGCCGTTGCCTGATCGTCCATGAGGACCTGGGCACGGGCGGCTTCGGCGCGGAAATCGCCGCCACGGTTGCGGACGAAGCCTTCATCGACCTGGACGCCCCGGTTTCCCGGCTGACCATGCCGGACATTCCAAGCCCCCACAACCCGGTTCTACTCGACTGGGCGGTGCCCTCGACCGAGCGCATCCGCCAGAAACTCACGGACCTACTGGAGTATTGA
- a CDS encoding Lrp/AsnC family transcriptional regulator, with protein MKSMFNLDVVDRKILRILQEQADISHAALAEAVGASPASCWRRIKALDTAGVLGRTVRLVNPQMVGRGLTVFCQVRMKSHDAAARQNFERFVESHEEVLECCSMSGDWDYLLRVVVADVADYERLLMRGILTHEAVAHSSSHFALKSVKYSTAIPV; from the coding sequence GTGAAGAGTATGTTCAATCTTGATGTGGTTGACCGAAAAATTCTCAGGATACTCCAGGAGCAGGCCGATATCAGCCATGCCGCGCTTGCCGAGGCCGTCGGCGCCTCGCCGGCATCCTGCTGGCGGCGCATCAAGGCCCTGGACACGGCAGGCGTGCTCGGCAGGACCGTCCGGCTCGTCAATCCCCAGATGGTCGGGCGAGGCCTGACTGTGTTCTGCCAGGTGCGGATGAAGTCCCACGATGCCGCCGCGCGGCAAAATTTCGAGCGCTTCGTGGAGAGCCACGAAGAGGTGCTGGAATGCTGTTCCATGTCGGGGGACTGGGATTATCTCCTGCGCGTCGTCGTCGCGGATGTCGCCGATTACGAGCGACTGCTGATGCGCGGCATTCTCACGCACGAGGCCGTCGCGCATTCGTCCTCCCATTTTGCGCTGAAGAGCGTGAAATATTCCACCGCCATTCCGGTGTGA
- the paaX gene encoding phenylacetic acid degradation operon negative regulatory protein PaaX has translation MDRDRGEGGRMQQDKSARAGTELVAAILDGTPLRAASFIVTIYGDVVEPRGGAIWIGNIIEVCAGVGISETLVRTAVSRLVAAGRLAGEREGRRSFYRLTEAARSEFAAAARVLFGPPEETAWHFVQLVGSASEERMQMLERSGHARLGPRLAVGVRPFPLSIMPAVVFRADVAEGAGELGAFAAECWDLEPHAEAYKRFLQRFDPLTDFVEAGGTLASADCLTARLLLVHQFRLEALRDPRLPAEVLPPGWPGAEARRLFARLYCSLSPQADLHVARNFITATGSLPMACDATSRRLAMLCDKEAAPEGSR, from the coding sequence ATGGATCGGGACCGGGGAGAGGGCGGCCGGATGCAGCAGGACAAGTCGGCGCGGGCCGGTACCGAGCTGGTAGCGGCAATACTGGACGGGACGCCGTTGAGGGCGGCGAGCTTCATTGTCACCATCTATGGCGATGTCGTGGAGCCGCGCGGCGGCGCCATCTGGATCGGCAATATCATCGAAGTCTGCGCCGGCGTCGGCATCAGCGAGACGCTGGTCCGCACTGCCGTCTCCCGTCTCGTCGCCGCCGGGCGGCTCGCCGGAGAGCGGGAGGGGCGGCGCAGCTTCTATCGGCTCACCGAGGCGGCCCGGAGCGAATTCGCCGCCGCCGCGCGGGTGCTGTTCGGTCCGCCGGAAGAAACGGCCTGGCACTTCGTGCAGTTGGTGGGGTCCGCGTCTGAAGAGCGTATGCAGATGCTCGAGCGATCCGGCCATGCGCGGCTCGGTCCGCGGCTTGCCGTCGGGGTCAGGCCGTTCCCTCTCTCGATCATGCCTGCGGTCGTCTTCCGCGCAGACGTGGCCGAAGGCGCGGGTGAACTCGGCGCCTTTGCCGCGGAGTGTTGGGATCTGGAGCCGCACGCGGAGGCCTATAAGAGATTTCTCCAGCGCTTCGACCCGCTCACCGATTTCGTCGAGGCGGGCGGAACCCTGGCGTCTGCCGACTGCCTTACGGCCCGACTCCTGCTCGTGCACCAGTTCCGCCTGGAGGCACTGCGCGATCCGCGTCTGCCGGCCGAGGTTCTTCCGCCCGGCTGGCCGGGGGCAGAGGCGCGACGCCTGTTTGCCCGGCTTTATTGCAGCCTGTCGCCGCAAGCCGACCTGCATGTCGCGCGGAACTTCATTACGGCTACAGGCTCGCTTCCAATGGCCTGCGACGCGACGTCCCGCCGGCTTGCGATGCTGTGCGACAAGGAGGCAGCCCCCGAGGGATCGCGCTGA
- the pcaF gene encoding 3-oxoadipyl-CoA thiolase has protein sequence MSGAFICDAVRTPVGRYGGALSSVRADDLAAAPLTALMERNPQVHWSKVDDVIYGCANQAGEDNRNVGRMAVLLSGMPASVPATTVNRLCGSGMDAVGMAARAIRAGDCDLVIAGGVESMSRAPFVMPKAESAFSRSNAVYDTTIGWRFVNPKLKAAFGVDSMPETADNVAEDFGVSRAAQDAFAARSQARWAAAEQEGLFKEELVPVLVPQKKGDPVLVDRDEHPRPGTTIEQLAKLNGVNGPDRTVTAGNASGVNDGAAALLVASEAAMKAQGLMPKARIVAMAAAGVEPRIMGIGPAPAARKVLERAGLSVGQMDVIELNEAFASQAIAVLRDLGLADDAAHVNPNGGAIAIGHPLGMSGARLVTTATYQLHRQGGRYALCTMCIGVGQGIAIILERV, from the coding sequence ATGTCCGGAGCCTTCATTTGCGATGCAGTGCGCACACCCGTTGGCCGATATGGCGGAGCGCTATCTTCCGTGCGAGCCGATGACCTGGCCGCCGCACCGTTGACTGCGCTGATGGAGCGCAACCCCCAAGTCCACTGGTCGAAGGTCGATGATGTCATTTACGGCTGCGCCAACCAGGCGGGCGAGGACAATCGCAATGTCGGCCGCATGGCGGTGCTTCTATCCGGCATGCCCGCTTCCGTGCCTGCGACCACAGTCAACCGCCTCTGCGGCTCGGGCATGGACGCCGTCGGCATGGCGGCGAGGGCTATCCGCGCAGGCGATTGCGATCTTGTGATTGCGGGCGGCGTGGAGAGCATGAGCCGCGCGCCCTTCGTGATGCCCAAGGCCGAAAGCGCGTTCTCACGCTCGAACGCGGTCTACGATACGACCATCGGCTGGCGCTTCGTGAACCCGAAGCTGAAGGCAGCCTTCGGTGTTGATTCCATGCCGGAGACGGCGGACAATGTGGCTGAGGATTTTGGCGTTAGTCGCGCCGCTCAGGATGCCTTCGCCGCCCGCAGCCAGGCGCGCTGGGCCGCGGCTGAGCAAGAAGGCCTCTTTAAAGAGGAACTTGTTCCGGTTCTCGTCCCGCAAAAGAAGGGCGACCCTGTCCTGGTCGATCGCGACGAGCATCCGCGCCCGGGCACGACGATCGAACAGCTCGCGAAGCTCAACGGGGTCAACGGCCCCGACCGCACGGTGACGGCGGGCAATGCCTCGGGTGTCAACGATGGCGCCGCGGCGCTGCTGGTTGCCAGCGAGGCGGCGATGAAGGCCCAAGGCTTGATGCCGAAGGCGCGCATCGTCGCCATGGCGGCAGCCGGCGTCGAGCCGCGCATCATGGGCATCGGACCGGCGCCAGCAGCGCGGAAGGTGCTCGAACGCGCCGGCTTGTCGGTCGGTCAGATGGACGTGATAGAGCTCAATGAAGCCTTTGCCTCGCAGGCCATTGCGGTGTTGCGCGACCTCGGCCTAGCTGACGATGCCGCGCATGTGAACCCGAACGGGGGCGCGATCGCCATCGGCCACCCGCTCGGCATGAGCGGTGCGCGGCTGGTGACGACCGCCACCTATCAGCTTCACCGCCAAGGCGGCCGCTATGCGCTGTGCACGATGTGCATCGGTGTCGGCCAGGGCATCGCCATCATTCTCGAGCGCGTCTGA